The region TGGGATACTCGAAAGGAACCGAGTAGCGGCAATGAGGGCGATTACAATAAAAAACTTCCGTCGCAAGTCAGGCAGACGGAAAAAGGCAGTTAGGGAGGAAAGCGGTGATTTCATGTCAGAATCCATTCTAACCAAAAAAGCTGCTTAGGCAAGCAGCTTCTTGGTGACGGAAAGCTTTCCGTTCTCTGTATCAAAGGTAAGTTTGTGGGTTACCTCTCCGGAGGCACCTACGATTTTCACGCCCTGGGCAGCTTCTTTAGCGGAAATGATTCCCTTTTCAAGAAGTGAGAGGAGCGTTACTTTGTCACCATCGGTGTAGTTTGCTACAACGCGAGCGATGTTTACGGTAACAGGCTTCACGGCTGCGGACTTAAAGCCCTTCAGCTTAGGAAGACGCTGGATAAGGGTGGTGCTACCACCAATGAACGTACGTGGGATGTTGCTGTTCGCACCGGTACGGGCCTTTTGACCCTTTACGCCGCGACCTGCAAAGGTCCCTTTGCCAGAACCGTTACCACGTCCGACACGCTTTGATTTGCGATGAGCGTGGGTTTCAGAAATATCGTGAAGACGCATATCTTACTCCTTGCTCTTAAACTTCGTGAGGGCCTTAAGGGTGGCCATAACGACGTTGATCTTGTTGCTGGAACCAATACTCTTCGAGAGGATGTTCTCGATACCGGCCAGAGTTACCACGGCGCGGACTGCACCACCTGCGATCACAGACGTACCAAGGGCGGCAGGCTTAAGCAATACAATGCTTGCACCGTAGCGCTCTAGTACATCGTGAGGGATGGACTTAGTGCTGGTAATAGGAACGGTAATGAGGTTCTTCTTGGCAGCAAGGGTGGCCTTCTGTACAGCGGACTGTACTTCTGAGCCCTTAGCTACTGCTGCCCCTACGCGGCCCTTCTTGTCACCCACTACGACGAGTGCGCGAAAACGAAGACGGCGGCCACCTTTAACTACGCGGGTAACGCGTCCTACCTCAACAAGCACTTCCTCGAACTCGGAGTGCTCCTTAGGCTGATTGTGTTGCTGTTGCTTACGCATAGTTTTGTCTTAGAAGGTGAGGCCGTTTTCGCGAGCAGCCTCTGCCAATGCAGCGACACGTCCGTGGTACTTGAAGCTTCCGCGGTCAAAACGGACGGCGGTAACTTTCTTTTCCTTAGCGAGTCCGGCAATAGCGGCACCAACGAGCTTGGCAATTTCTGTCTTAGTTGCTTTCTTGTTCTCAATTGTGAGATCAGAAGCAGCGGCGACGGTCATACCTTTGGTATCGTCGATGATCTGCGCATAGATGTGGCGAAGGGTTCGATGCACTGAAAGACGTGGCAGGTCGCTGTGGAGGGCGAGCTTGGCACGTGTCCGTCGGGCGCGTCGGATCCGATTCGCGTGGTTGCGGGCAGTAATCATGGGTTATTTAGCGGCTTTACCGGTTTTACCTGCCTTGCGGCGTACGTGTTCATCGCTAAAGCGGATTCCCTTGCCCTTATAAGGCTCAGGTTTACGGAAGCGGCGGATACGTGCAGCGGTTTCACCAACAAGTTGCTTGTCGATGCCGCTAACGGTAATAACGTTTTTTGTAACAATGAAGTTCACGCCTTCAGGTGCCTCAACGACAACTGGGTGTGAGAAACCAAGGCTCAGGTTGAGGGATGAACCAGCAAGGCTGGCACGCATTCCTACACCGTGGAGTTCAAGGTTGCGGGTCCATCCTGCACTTACACCAGTGACGGCGTTGGAGAGGAGGGCGCGAAGGAGACCGTAGTGAGGACGAGCGGATTCAGCCTCGCAAGCGAGCTGAAGAGTAGACTCTTCCTGGTTTACGGTTACGCCTTCAAAGGAAGGGACAATAAGTGTTCCCTTTGGGCCATTCACAACATACTGCTCTCCTTCGAGAGTGACCGTTGTGTTAGCTGGGAGTGTGATGGGTTGCTTGCCTACGCGTGACATAATCGTTCCTTACGAGACTTCACAGATAAGCTCACCACCAAGGTTCTGGCGACGGGCATTCTTGCCAGTCATCATGCCTTTGGAAGTGGAAACAATCACCATACCTAGCCCGCGGAGTACCATTGGGATGGCAGTGGCAGGAGTATAGAGGCGACGGCCTGGCGTACTGATACGCTTAAGGCTGTGGCGGATACCAGGAACAAGGTCAATGACGATCTTCTTCTTGGCGTCTTCGGTAGCTGTAGCACCCTCAATGTAGCCTTCTGCCTTCAGGATGTCCAAAATGGCCATGCTCTGAGTGGAGAAAGGTACAGTGACCTGAGTGTGGCTTGCGCCCTCAGCGTTCCGAATCGATGTTAGGAGGTTACCAATAGTATCCATAATATTACCAGGAGGCCTTCTTCATGCCCGGAATTTCGCCACGGTGAATTGCCTCACGAAGGCAAAGGCGACAAAGACCGAACTGGCGGTACACGGAGTGAATGCGGCCACACTTCCAGCAACGTCGCTGACGGCGAGTTGAGAATTTTGGAGGGCGGGCTGCCTTAACTTTCAGAGCGGTACGGGCCATGTTCTTTAATTAGTTTGGAAGACAAAACCGAGAGATTCAAACAGGATGCGTGCTGCCTCGGGGCTGCAAGCAGGTGTTACCACCATAGAAACCTGCAGCGGGTGCTGGAAGCTGCCGTTCGCCACTTCTGGGAACACAACGCTGTCCTTAATACCCAAGTGCATACTTCCGTTGGAGGCAATTGAGGAAGGCTTAACACCGCGGAAGTCACGCGTACGTGGCAACACGACTTGTGTTAGCTTGATCATGAAGTCCTGCATGCGCTTACCGCGAAGGGTCACTTTAAGACCAACGGGCATACCCTGGCGGATCTTGAAGCCAGCGATAGCTTTGGTGGACTTAGTAATGACTGCCTTCTGACCGGAGATGGCGGAAAGGAATGCTGCGGCCTCGTCCATATTCTTGCCAGCGGCAAGGATGTCACCTGTACCCATGTTGATCACTACCTTCTCCAGCTTTGGAACAAGGTATGGTGAAACATACTGAGTGTGCTCAGTCAGCTTTGGAACCGCAACGGTTGTGTATTGTTTCTGGTAGGCGTGCATGGGAACTACTTGGTGCGCTCAATTTTATTGGCGCGGACCGGCTTTTCGGTTGCAGGGTCAATTGGCATGACGTTGGAGCAGTGCATAGCTGTTGCCAGCTCTACGATGCCACCACGTGGGTGCTTCTGACTTGGTTTAAGGTGGCGCTTGCGAAGGTTGATACCTGTCACAATTACGCGGTTTGATTCAGAGATTACCTTTTCTACAACACCGCGCTTGCCTTTTTCACGGCCTGCGATGACGAGAACGGAATCACCTTTTTTGAGAGACATTTTCATGGGATGTTTCGCTTACACCACTTCTGGTGCGAGAGAAATAATTT is a window of Verrucomicrobiia bacterium DNA encoding:
- the rplO gene encoding 50S ribosomal protein L15, giving the protein MRLHDISETHAHRKSKRVGRGNGSGKGTFAGRGVKGQKARTGANSNIPRTFIGGSTTLIQRLPKLKGFKSAAVKPVTVNIARVVANYTDGDKVTLLSLLEKGIISAKEAAQGVKIVGASGEVTHKLTFDTENGKLSVTKKLLA
- the rpsE gene encoding 30S ribosomal protein S5; amino-acid sequence: MRKQQQHNQPKEHSEFEEVLVEVGRVTRVVKGGRRLRFRALVVVGDKKGRVGAAVAKGSEVQSAVQKATLAAKKNLITVPITSTKSIPHDVLERYGASIVLLKPAALGTSVIAGGAVRAVVTLAGIENILSKSIGSSNKINVVMATLKALTKFKSKE
- the rplR gene encoding 50S ribosomal protein L18, which gives rise to MITARNHANRIRRARRTRAKLALHSDLPRLSVHRTLRHIYAQIIDDTKGMTVAAASDLTIENKKATKTEIAKLVGAAIAGLAKEKKVTAVRFDRGSFKYHGRVAALAEAARENGLTF
- the rplF gene encoding 50S ribosomal protein L6; translated protein: MSRVGKQPITLPANTTVTLEGEQYVVNGPKGTLIVPSFEGVTVNQEESTLQLACEAESARPHYGLLRALLSNAVTGVSAGWTRNLELHGVGMRASLAGSSLNLSLGFSHPVVVEAPEGVNFIVTKNVITVSGIDKQLVGETAARIRRFRKPEPYKGKGIRFSDEHVRRKAGKTGKAAK
- the rpsH gene encoding 30S ribosomal protein S8; translated protein: MDTIGNLLTSIRNAEGASHTQVTVPFSTQSMAILDILKAEGYIEGATATEDAKKKIVIDLVPGIRHSLKRISTPGRRLYTPATAIPMVLRGLGMVIVSTSKGMMTGKNARRQNLGGELICEVS
- a CDS encoding type Z 30S ribosomal protein S14 → MARTALKVKAARPPKFSTRRQRRCWKCGRIHSVYRQFGLCRLCLREAIHRGEIPGMKKASW
- the rplE gene encoding 50S ribosomal protein L5; translated protein: MHAYQKQYTTVAVPKLTEHTQYVSPYLVPKLEKVVINMGTGDILAAGKNMDEAAAFLSAISGQKAVITKSTKAIAGFKIRQGMPVGLKVTLRGKRMQDFMIKLTQVVLPRTRDFRGVKPSSIASNGSMHLGIKDSVVFPEVANGSFQHPLQVSMVVTPACSPEAARILFESLGFVFQTN
- the rplX gene encoding 50S ribosomal protein L24, translated to MKMSLKKGDSVLVIAGREKGKRGVVEKVISESNRVIVTGINLRKRHLKPSQKHPRGGIVELATAMHCSNVMPIDPATEKPVRANKIERTK